From the Bacillus carboniphilus genome, one window contains:
- a CDS encoding terminase large subunit — translation MTTTLMTSNPVELERWYKKWRAEQVSLNHILDDSSGTILTTWYAEQVVNSKIKACKKVILAAKRHLNDLKRQGTDEFPYIFDESKGHRPIRFMEKYCKPSKGDFKKLVLQPWQHFIIGSLYGWVHKDTGIRRFREGLVFLGRKNGKTTMISGLANYAVSKDNEPGSRVYVLANSKQQAGELFDESRAMVRSSPQLRKHFRENQKGIFHDKSNSKIEPRASDSDKLDGLNTHLGIFDEIHEFKDYKLINVIKKSRGSRKQPLIVYITTAGYQLDGPLVNYYEQSTDVLEGVIDDDRTFYFMAELDTEEEFDQPENWIKANPNMGVSLDLSILIEDWKKDSRTPAERNDFITKQFNFFVDASDQSFLDYQIIKKNNKTIDVKELEGQSCAGGFDLSETEDFTSACLEFPLQDTGEVFILSHSWVPYKKVQLDNEKIPYREYEKQGWLTIVEGEYIKYEYVFDWFVEQSKRFQIKKITYDPAKAYRLVKDLENYGFETEVVRQGPLTLSPAVNDIKELFLDGKVIFNQNKLYRWYINNVKIEEDRNRNPLPKKQNRYRKIDGFAASLNSHTEVMKMFVEQQGEGNIEVLSMKDLLG, via the coding sequence ATGACGACGACTTTGATGACTTCTAATCCAGTTGAGCTGGAAAGGTGGTACAAAAAATGGAGAGCCGAGCAAGTTTCATTGAATCATATTTTAGACGACTCTTCAGGGACGATTTTAACAACTTGGTACGCTGAGCAAGTCGTAAATAGCAAAATAAAAGCCTGTAAAAAGGTTATTTTAGCTGCTAAAAGGCACTTAAACGACTTGAAAAGACAAGGAACAGACGAATTTCCGTATATTTTTGACGAATCGAAAGGTCATAGACCGATTCGATTTATGGAGAAGTATTGTAAACCAAGTAAGGGCGATTTTAAGAAGTTAGTGCTACAACCTTGGCAACATTTTATCATTGGTTCTTTGTATGGATGGGTTCATAAGGATACAGGGATAAGACGTTTTCGTGAAGGATTGGTATTTCTCGGAAGAAAAAATGGAAAAACGACTATGATTAGCGGACTCGCTAACTACGCTGTCAGTAAAGACAACGAACCAGGTAGTAGGGTTTATGTCTTGGCCAACTCTAAGCAACAAGCAGGAGAATTGTTTGACGAATCACGAGCGATGGTTAGATCGTCGCCGCAACTTCGCAAACATTTTAGAGAAAATCAAAAAGGAATATTTCATGATAAATCAAATTCGAAGATTGAGCCCAGAGCATCCGACAGTGATAAATTAGACGGATTAAATACTCACTTAGGTATTTTCGATGAAATACACGAGTTTAAAGACTATAAACTAATCAATGTTATCAAAAAGTCTCGTGGATCGAGAAAACAACCGTTAATTGTCTATATCACAACTGCCGGTTACCAATTAGATGGTCCATTGGTTAACTATTACGAACAATCTACAGATGTGCTTGAGGGTGTGATTGATGATGATCGAACTTTTTATTTTATGGCCGAACTAGACACCGAAGAAGAGTTTGACCAACCCGAAAATTGGATCAAAGCGAATCCGAATATGGGTGTATCGCTTGATCTATCCATACTTATTGAGGACTGGAAAAAAGATAGTCGTACACCAGCTGAACGAAATGACTTTATTACAAAGCAATTTAATTTCTTTGTAGATGCATCCGATCAATCCTTTTTGGATTATCAAATTATCAAAAAGAATAATAAAACAATTGATGTAAAAGAATTAGAAGGGCAATCGTGCGCTGGTGGTTTTGATTTATCTGAAACAGAAGACTTCACAAGTGCATGTTTAGAGTTTCCTCTCCAAGATACGGGGGAGGTTTTTATTTTGTCTCATTCATGGGTGCCATACAAAAAGGTACAACTAGATAATGAAAAAATCCCATACAGAGAGTACGAAAAACAAGGCTGGCTGACGATTGTCGAAGGCGAATACATCAAATATGAGTATGTGTTTGATTGGTTTGTGGAGCAATCAAAGCGATTTCAGATAAAAAAGATCACTTATGACCCTGCGAAAGCCTACAGATTGGTGAAAGACCTTGAGAACTATGGATTTGAAACGGAGGTTGTAAGGCAGGGACCATTAACATTGAGTCCAGCAGTTAACGATATAAAGGAATTATTTTTAGATGGCAAAGTGATCTTTAATCAAAACAAATTGTATCGCTGGTATATCAACAATGTGAAGATCGAAGAAGATCGCAACCGAAATCCGTTACCTAAAAAACAAAATCGCTACAGAAAAATAGATGGCTTTGCCGCATCGCTTAACTCGCATACAGAAGTGATGAAAATGTTTGTGGAACAGCAGGGTGAAGGAAATATTGAAGTCTTATCAATGAAAGACTTACTTGGATAA
- a CDS encoding DNA cytosine methyltransferase, with product MIFKKGELFNGPGGLSLGAKNARVIHPRTGEEWRIEHLWSNDYDAKACETYRLNICEDIEDSSVHWGPVEDLPIGNKDVLGEIDCFAFGFPCNDYSQVGEKHGLNGTFGPLYSYGVKVLVDYQPKFFVAENVGGLQSANEGKAFIQILTELEECGYQLTPHLYKFEEYGVPQARHRIIIVGIRNDLAKKGIEYKVPAPTSLSSIDYTTSYEGITNPPIPEDCANHEMPRHTQKVKDMLYHIPAGENAWYPGIPEHLQLKVKGARLSSIYKRLDPNRPAYTVTGSGGGGTHMYHWEELRALTNRERARLQTFPDDFVFCGSKEQVRKQIGMAVPPIGAQIVFEAILKTFAGIEYNYVTPTPKLQLEKLKGKTKKLTDRKFLNKQQDIALV from the coding sequence ATGATTTTCAAAAAAGGAGAACTTTTTAATGGCCCTGGTGGACTTAGTTTAGGAGCTAAAAATGCAAGGGTGATACATCCAAGAACCGGAGAAGAATGGCGCATCGAACACCTTTGGTCAAATGATTATGATGCAAAAGCTTGTGAGACTTATCGGCTGAACATATGTGAAGACATTGAGGATTCTTCTGTACATTGGGGACCAGTAGAAGATTTACCTATAGGAAATAAGGATGTTCTTGGTGAAATAGATTGTTTTGCTTTTGGTTTTCCATGCAATGATTATAGTCAAGTAGGAGAAAAGCATGGGTTAAATGGTACATTCGGTCCTTTATATTCTTATGGAGTTAAAGTATTAGTTGATTATCAACCGAAGTTTTTTGTTGCTGAAAATGTTGGAGGATTACAGAGTGCTAATGAAGGGAAGGCATTTATTCAAATCCTTACAGAATTAGAGGAGTGTGGCTATCAGTTAACACCACATCTTTATAAATTTGAAGAGTATGGTGTCCCTCAGGCTCGCCACCGTATTATTATTGTGGGGATTCGCAATGACTTGGCAAAAAAAGGCATCGAATATAAAGTTCCAGCGCCTACGAGTCTTTCCTCCATAGATTACACAACTTCTTATGAAGGGATAACAAATCCTCCTATACCAGAAGACTGTGCAAATCATGAAATGCCTAGACATACACAAAAGGTAAAAGATATGCTCTATCACATTCCTGCTGGAGAAAATGCATGGTATCCAGGGATTCCAGAACATTTACAACTTAAAGTTAAAGGTGCACGTTTAAGTTCTATTTATAAACGTTTAGATCCGAATCGTCCAGCTTACACAGTTACTGGAAGTGGAGGGGGCGGAACTCATATGTATCACTGGGAAGAATTAAGAGCTTTAACTAATAGAGAACGTGCAAGGCTTCAAACCTTTCCCGATGATTTTGTGTTTTGTGGTAGCAAAGAGCAAGTAAGGAAGCAAATAGGTATGGCTGTACCTCCAATAGGTGCTCAAATAGTATTTGAAGCGATTTTAAAGACTTTTGCAGGTATTGAGTACAACTATGTTACTCCTACTCCTAAATTACAATTAGAAAAACTTAAAGGAAAAACAAAAAAATTAACAGATAGAAAATTTTTAAATAAACAACAAGATATTGCCCTCGTATGA
- a CDS encoding phage terminase small subunit P27 family, with amino-acid sequence MAVPSFEKVKEYLGESYKESDDEIIKLYVETHKFYRRLKKAIDKSDLMYEYTNKAGATNLVKNPLSIELQKTVQTLNNLLKSLGLTPAQRKKVVENDDDDFDDF; translated from the coding sequence ATGGCAGTTCCTAGTTTTGAAAAGGTAAAAGAATATCTTGGAGAATCCTACAAAGAATCTGACGATGAAATCATAAAACTATATGTTGAAACGCACAAATTTTATAGGCGATTAAAAAAAGCAATAGACAAAAGTGATCTCATGTACGAATATACGAACAAGGCGGGTGCTACGAATTTAGTTAAAAATCCACTTTCTATCGAACTGCAAAAGACCGTTCAGACTTTGAATAACCTACTAAAATCGCTAGGCCTTACACCTGCTCAACGGAAGAAAGTAGTGGAGAACGATGACGACGACTTTGATGACTTCTAA
- a CDS encoding RNA-guided endonuclease InsQ/TnpB family protein: MLLTAKIKIVPDAEQHQYLVETMHCFNKACNRISEIAFQNKTFSKVKIQKLCYYEIRNEFKLSAQLVIRAIAKVAEAYKVSKKTKCTFRSTGAVVYDQRVLSFKGLESASISTLYGRINVPMVVSPYHQKVMKGQKIRGQADLIFVDSKFYLMLVFETPDTLLKETEKVLGIDLGIANIAVDSDQQIFSGKKINRLRKRYARIRKKLQAKGTKSAKRKLKQRSKKEKRMVKDMNHQMSKKIVEKASRHCSAIALEDLKNISKLKEKKNRKTVSKSQRTLLSNWSFYQLRQFIEYKSQKAGVPVLFVDPSYTSQTCSECGHTDKENRKSQSEFICTSCGYVAHADYNASLNIREKGYRQLAERRSA; this comes from the coding sequence ATGTTACTTACAGCCAAAATTAAAATCGTACCTGATGCAGAACAACATCAATATTTGGTAGAGACTATGCACTGTTTTAATAAGGCATGTAATCGCATTAGTGAAATCGCCTTTCAAAATAAAACATTCTCTAAAGTTAAAATTCAAAAGCTTTGTTATTATGAAATTCGGAATGAATTTAAGCTATCAGCACAGCTAGTTATTCGTGCGATTGCTAAAGTAGCTGAAGCTTATAAAGTTAGTAAAAAGACTAAATGTACTTTTCGTTCGACTGGAGCTGTTGTTTATGACCAACGTGTCCTTTCTTTTAAAGGGTTAGAATCAGCCTCCATATCTACTTTGTATGGTCGTATTAATGTCCCTATGGTGGTTAGTCCGTACCATCAAAAAGTAATGAAAGGTCAAAAAATTCGAGGTCAAGCTGACCTTATCTTTGTCGACTCCAAATTTTATTTAATGCTTGTGTTCGAGACTCCTGACACCCTTTTAAAAGAAACTGAAAAGGTGTTAGGGATTGATTTAGGTATTGCCAATATTGCAGTCGATAGCGACCAACAAATATTTAGTGGTAAAAAGATTAATAGACTTCGAAAACGTTACGCACGTATTCGTAAAAAACTACAAGCAAAAGGAACTAAATCAGCAAAGCGAAAACTAAAACAACGCTCTAAGAAAGAAAAACGAATGGTTAAAGACATGAACCATCAAATGTCCAAAAAGATAGTAGAAAAGGCTTCAAGGCACTGTTCCGCCATTGCTTTAGAAGATTTAAAAAATATTTCTAAGCTAAAGGAAAAAAAGAACAGAAAGACGGTTAGCAAGTCGCAACGTACACTACTATCCAATTGGTCGTTTTATCAATTGCGTCAGTTTATTGAATACAAATCCCAAAAAGCAGGCGTTCCTGTTTTATTTGTTGACCCTTCATACACAAGCCAAACTTGTTCTGAATGTGGTCATACAGATAAGGAAAACAGAAAGTCTCAATCTGAATTTATTTGTACGTCGTGTGGATACGTTGCCCATGCAGACTACAATGCTTCTCTTAATATTCGAGAGAAGGGCTATCGTCAATTAGCCGAACGTAGGAGCGCGTAA
- a CDS encoding Fic family protein → MRYIYKIFRELDSNEFKLHYERRLNSDTTCKLPFSIKPIKQSKTFPLYYIPTNKIIDKLNEIYKQDFLLNSLNESLPIFAQKDFIFDCLMEELYHTNDLEGVRSSKEEIVRSARLLKSTREKKRFSSMISSYNKLLSGELTRLDKPEDIRTIYDHIVEEEIEKEEKPDGILFRTDTTYVYKKSGSGQEIHRGITPEEKIIESINNLIDFMNKFDAPPLVKIAIGHYYFGYIHPFYDGNGRTSRFISSMYLSFELSPLTAISLSRGCNDYRNIYLTAFEHSNSIANRGELNCFIDSFFEVISNEQKKMIQEIKIKKEHLKDFEEKLETDDRLKDNDLYYALMYVLGQNYFFSITKDLTVKKLSVIVQKSEQSVRKALDVLDGFGLLTIKGVRPAYYSINKRYIEGE, encoded by the coding sequence ATGAGATACATATATAAGATATTTAGAGAATTAGATTCAAATGAATTTAAATTACATTATGAAAGAAGGCTGAATTCTGATACTACATGTAAATTACCTTTCTCGATTAAACCTATTAAGCAATCTAAAACCTTTCCTCTTTATTATATTCCAACCAATAAAATAATCGACAAACTCAATGAAATATATAAACAAGACTTTTTACTTAACAGTTTAAATGAAAGTTTACCAATATTTGCACAAAAGGATTTCATTTTTGATTGCCTAATGGAAGAGTTATACCATACTAATGATCTTGAGGGTGTTAGAAGTTCTAAAGAGGAAATCGTTAGAAGTGCAAGATTACTTAAATCCACAAGAGAGAAGAAAAGGTTTAGTAGTATGATTTCTTCTTACAATAAGTTGCTATCAGGAGAGCTGACAAGACTAGACAAACCAGAAGATATAAGAACGATATACGATCACATAGTTGAAGAAGAGATCGAAAAGGAAGAAAAACCAGATGGAATTTTATTTAGAACAGACACTACCTATGTTTATAAAAAAAGTGGATCTGGTCAAGAAATACATAGAGGAATAACACCTGAAGAAAAGATTATTGAGAGCATAAATAACCTTATTGATTTTATGAACAAATTTGATGCGCCTCCATTAGTGAAAATAGCTATAGGACATTATTATTTTGGTTATATACATCCTTTTTACGATGGAAACGGAAGAACGTCAAGATTCATCAGTAGTATGTATTTAAGCTTTGAGTTAAGTCCTTTAACTGCCATATCGTTATCTAGAGGATGTAATGATTACAGAAACATATATTTAACCGCTTTTGAACATAGCAATAGTATCGCTAATCGTGGCGAATTAAACTGTTTTATAGACAGCTTTTTTGAAGTCATTTCAAACGAACAAAAGAAGATGATTCAAGAAATCAAAATTAAGAAGGAACATTTAAAGGATTTTGAAGAAAAACTAGAAACAGATGATAGACTTAAAGACAATGACTTATATTATGCTCTTATGTATGTGTTAGGGCAAAATTATTTTTTCTCAATCACAAAAGATTTAACTGTCAAAAAATTATCTGTAATAGTACAAAAATCTGAACAGAGTGTTAGAAAAGCACTAGATGTTTTAGATGGATTTGGACTGTTAACCATTAAGGGAGTACGACCAGCTTATTATTCAATTAATAAAAGATATATTGAAGGAGAATGA
- a CDS encoding restriction endonuclease, with protein MVNQRELDYFLTKEEITFFALTAKRDDEIRAITKKIIHFRNSNVEEKNQIKNQIANTYDHRQRLDSGARDFVSAHGDVAHTLMILCDYTGLVSYIRGDALRVPIEKQQATSNQLIELDHRYPFNKRYLISLQRFSENAGLDIDSYKASAYGEISPATNKSKSIKKMHRLLSPYPLIQSLSQNEIISILEGEFSTSEAKKYASNLKSYKYTSMNEDFVESYLFEENDLVFEEKTAEILKAIGFKVDLRPKPIDQTIKTEIELLLHVDDHTICIIDAKNYKKKFTLSAQLASHMGSEYIPNYNGYEGKKVRYFGYVTANDWGGEKNLLKISEKAQKADSVLVSKGAIFSAKALLGFLDYCIDSNFNEDQRKKLFINCFTNKGYKNVSDMI; from the coding sequence TTGGTTAATCAACGAGAGCTTGATTATTTTTTAACTAAAGAAGAAATCACTTTTTTTGCTCTGACAGCTAAACGAGATGACGAAATTCGAGCGATAACTAAAAAGATTATTCATTTTCGAAACAGTAATGTAGAAGAAAAAAATCAGATCAAGAATCAAATTGCAAATACGTATGACCATCGACAACGGTTAGATAGTGGTGCTAGAGACTTTGTGTCTGCCCATGGTGATGTAGCGCATACTCTAATGATACTCTGCGATTATACTGGACTTGTAAGCTATATACGTGGTGATGCACTAAGGGTTCCTATTGAAAAGCAACAAGCAACTAGTAATCAGCTCATTGAATTAGATCATAGATACCCATTTAACAAACGATATTTAATATCATTACAACGGTTTTCAGAAAACGCTGGTCTTGATATTGATAGTTACAAAGCTAGTGCTTATGGGGAAATTAGTCCTGCTACAAATAAAAGTAAAAGCATAAAAAAAATGCATCGCCTACTTTCTCCTTATCCGTTAATACAAAGCCTTTCTCAAAATGAAATCATTTCAATTTTGGAAGGAGAATTCTCTACAAGTGAGGCTAAGAAATATGCAAGTAACTTGAAATCCTATAAATACACCTCAATGAACGAAGATTTTGTTGAGTCGTATCTTTTCGAGGAAAATGATTTAGTTTTTGAAGAAAAAACGGCTGAAATTTTAAAAGCCATTGGTTTTAAAGTAGATTTGAGACCCAAACCTATAGATCAAACTATAAAAACTGAAATTGAGTTACTGCTTCATGTAGATGATCATACTATTTGTATTATTGATGCTAAAAATTACAAAAAGAAATTCACTCTTTCTGCTCAATTAGCCTCCCATATGGGGTCAGAATATATTCCGAATTATAATGGTTATGAAGGAAAAAAAGTTCGATATTTTGGGTATGTTACTGCTAATGATTGGGGTGGAGAGAAGAACTTACTTAAAATAAGTGAGAAAGCCCAAAAGGCTGACTCTGTTTTAGTAAGTAAAGGAGCAATATTTTCTGCAAAAGCTTTATTAGGTTTTTTAGATTACTGTATTGATAGTAATTTTAATGAAGACCAAAGAAAAAAACTGTTTATTAATTGCTTTACTAATAAAGGATATAAAAACGTTTCTGACATGATTTAA
- a CDS encoding ATP-dependent nuclease: MLKDKNKSKKEEIITRPRLHKLTIKNFRAIGKKPVTIDLDEIVVLVGPNNAGKSSILKAYELIMSEGSKNAEITIDDFPNKIVDKDNLPEIELFSIVNSLNSPGSKWINRSTGEMIVRERWIWTAPGKPIRQGFDTEINDWRKEVPWGAANVANSRRPEPHRVDAFEDPENQAKSLVKILETILKDKVNEVTEKMESDGSDNEYSSLLEQIKSIQKRIVSESESQINSVEMELTNSIKGVFPGYVVNFDAKPEENLQHTISFFKASPQLLMGPENGFKSDIGRQGSGARRTLLWAALRFISENGYHKKPKERESSLKRSNILLIDEPELCLHPSAIREACKVLYDLPKSKNWQVMVTTHSPSFIDLSRDNTTIIRVERTLEGEIQGTTLFRPDTVRLDDDDRRLLKLLNQFDPYVAEFFFGGHTIIVEGDTEYTAFKHIIHNEPEFFKNIHIIRARGKATIASLVKILNHFNTCYSVLHDSDTPLNKNNGKSAAWGTNNRILGAVQQHPRPGKVKLVCSIKNFEAAFLSKEVTSEKPYNALMELTRDDVVYQNIRTLLHSLYDHSQKLPTGAIEWDDISQLEEVIK; this comes from the coding sequence ATGCTTAAGGATAAAAATAAGTCTAAGAAAGAAGAAATAATAACAAGACCCAGGTTGCATAAATTAACGATTAAAAACTTCAGAGCTATTGGGAAAAAACCTGTAACAATTGACCTTGATGAAATAGTTGTATTGGTTGGACCAAATAACGCAGGTAAGAGCTCAATATTGAAGGCATACGAACTAATCATGTCTGAGGGATCAAAAAATGCAGAAATAACAATTGATGACTTTCCAAATAAAATAGTAGATAAGGACAATTTACCGGAGATAGAACTCTTTTCGATTGTTAACTCATTAAATTCTCCTGGTTCAAAATGGATAAATCGTTCTACTGGTGAAATGATTGTAAGAGAGAGATGGATATGGACTGCTCCAGGTAAACCTATAAGGCAGGGATTTGATACAGAAATAAATGATTGGAGAAAAGAAGTCCCTTGGGGTGCAGCCAATGTTGCAAATTCTAGGAGACCTGAACCACATAGAGTAGATGCATTTGAAGATCCAGAAAATCAAGCAAAATCATTAGTTAAGATTTTAGAGACTATTCTTAAAGATAAAGTTAATGAAGTCACAGAGAAAATGGAATCTGATGGGAGTGACAATGAATATAGTTCCTTATTGGAACAAATTAAAAGTATTCAAAAAAGAATTGTAAGCGAATCAGAGTCTCAAATTAACTCAGTAGAGATGGAGCTAACAAACTCCATAAAAGGAGTTTTTCCTGGTTATGTAGTTAATTTTGATGCAAAACCTGAGGAAAATCTACAGCACACAATCAGTTTTTTCAAGGCTTCACCACAACTACTAATGGGTCCAGAAAATGGGTTTAAAAGTGACATAGGGAGACAAGGTAGTGGCGCAAGGAGAACTCTACTATGGGCCGCACTAAGATTCATTTCAGAAAACGGTTATCATAAAAAACCCAAAGAACGTGAAAGTTCTTTAAAAAGATCTAATATACTATTAATTGATGAACCAGAATTGTGTTTACACCCTAGTGCTATCAGAGAAGCTTGTAAAGTCCTATACGATCTACCTAAATCTAAAAATTGGCAAGTGATGGTAACTACCCATTCTCCTTCTTTTATAGATTTATCAAGGGATAACACAACAATTATTAGAGTAGAAAGAACTTTAGAAGGAGAAATACAAGGTACTACATTATTCAGACCAGATACCGTTAGATTAGATGATGATGATAGACGTCTATTAAAATTGTTAAATCAGTTTGATCCATACGTAGCTGAATTTTTCTTTGGTGGACACACAATTATAGTTGAAGGTGATACAGAGTATACAGCATTCAAACACATTATTCATAATGAACCCGAATTTTTCAAGAATATACATATAATTAGGGCAAGAGGTAAAGCTACTATAGCTTCCCTAGTCAAGATATTAAATCATTTTAATACATGTTATTCAGTATTACATGATAGTGACACACCTTTGAATAAGAACAATGGAAAAAGTGCAGCTTGGGGAACAAATAACAGGATATTAGGAGCGGTTCAACAACACCCAAGACCAGGAAAAGTGAAATTAGTGTGTTCAATTAAGAATTTTGAGGCTGCATTTTTAAGCAAAGAAGTTACTAGTGAAAAACCTTATAACGCTTTAATGGAGCTTACCAGAGATGATGTGGTTTACCAGAATATAAGAACATTATTACATTCTTTATACGATCATTCGCAAAAATTACCTACTGGGGCAATAGAGTGGGATGATATCTCTCAGCTTGAGGAAGTAATTAAATAG
- a CDS encoding HNH endonuclease: MPNQSYYDKHHRDQDAKRFYNSKAWEICRENVLKRDHYLCQHCLQDKIITPADMVHHIVHYRDDPSKGLDESNLISLCNTCHGKEHPEKGNKNTQKRSKTRVKMVKAKSNREWT, translated from the coding sequence ATGCCTAACCAATCTTACTATGATAAACACCATCGAGATCAAGACGCTAAACGGTTTTATAACAGTAAAGCTTGGGAGATATGTAGAGAGAATGTTTTAAAGAGAGATCATTACCTATGTCAGCATTGCCTACAAGATAAGATAATCACACCAGCTGACATGGTGCATCACATCGTACATTATCGCGACGACCCAAGCAAAGGACTCGATGAATCAAACTTAATTAGTCTTTGTAATACATGTCATGGCAAAGAACATCCAGAAAAAGGTAATAAAAACACTCAAAAACGGAGTAAAACGAGGGTCAAAATGGTGAAGGCAAAATCTAACAGAGAATGGACATAG
- a CDS encoding recombinase family protein: MIYGYARVSAKDQNLDSQIEKLKEYGVDEIVSEKVSGVSKKKQQLDDLIENLTNGDTLVITRMDRLGRSTVQLLQLVESLQEQDIHFVILNLGIDTRTPTGKFFLTVMAAFSELDREMIKEKQRAGIELAKQKGKYRGRLKKYHKNHAGMNHAIELRKTTDKTVKEICSITGVSQAAFYRKWRELD; encoded by the coding sequence ATGATATATGGATATGCAAGGGTATCAGCTAAAGATCAAAATTTAGACAGCCAGATTGAGAAGTTAAAAGAATATGGCGTCGATGAAATTGTAAGTGAAAAGGTTAGTGGAGTATCCAAGAAGAAACAACAGCTTGATGATCTGATCGAAAATCTTACTAATGGTGATACATTAGTGATTACTCGAATGGATCGGTTGGGCAGAAGCACAGTGCAATTGCTTCAACTTGTCGAAAGTCTACAAGAACAAGATATTCATTTTGTCATTTTGAATCTTGGCATTGATACCAGGACGCCAACGGGTAAATTCTTTTTAACTGTTATGGCTGCCTTTTCCGAATTAGATCGAGAAATGATCAAAGAGAAACAACGTGCAGGCATCGAGCTTGCTAAACAAAAGGGTAAGTATCGTGGGAGATTAAAGAAGTATCACAAGAACCACGCTGGTATGAATCATGCGATTGAACTTAGGAAAACGACTGATAAAACAGTAAAAGAGATATGCTCAATCACTGGAGTTAGTCAGGCTGCTTTTTATCGCAAGTGGAGGGAATTAGATTGA